The Paramisgurnus dabryanus chromosome 24, PD_genome_1.1, whole genome shotgun sequence genome contains the following window.
GTTTGTGGTGTGTTGAGTCGGCGCAGTAAATTTTAAGGATGTAGACATCATTACAGTCGCTAAATGTGAGGGGGGAAAGGTGGAAATATGTGaatgtgtttcaggaagagcgAAACCGGTAATTTTCATTTCTATTCAACCATTAAACCTTCTCAGTTTCTCCTAAATAATGGAAATACAGGAATTGTCATTGTGATAAATCGGCTTCTTTTGTGTAAACGTAATGATATGTTCTCAAACAAATTGAAAGACGTTTGGAAAGTTTGTTGTAGTTGTACAAACTTAAAAACTTTTAGCTGGATTAATGAGCGGGATTTTAACcaaaaataactttatttacaaGAAGAACgtcgtttttttttacatattttatcgTAATTCAAGTTTTTAACGTTTTTTAACATAGTGCTTTTGTTACTTTCCAGCAGATTTGGTTGTCCTTAGTAAAAGTTATGtcttatatttttataagtCACAATAAAATCCACATGTCTATTTGATTCATGGACGTCTGGTCAGAAGATCTGCCATCACCCATTCCTTCAGTTTCTAGCGCTTTCTATCCTTCTAGGAAAATGTGATTAGTGAAATCAGTAAAAGCCCAGCTCAACCTCAGAGGAAGTTTTTGGTACTTGTCCAGATCACTTTGGGTTTAATGCCATAAGATGTCTGAGACGGATCTCAGGAAACTGTGATGTCATGGTCAGATCATTTGCTGAGGACATTAATGTGTTTCAGTCTGCAGTACTTCTGTTGAACGTTTGTAGATGTTTCCTGCAGATGTTTTATATGGAGATGATtggagaaaaaaacacaaatgacaTTTATCTCTGTATTAATCGTCCCTTTTACCATGTGCATTGTGTAAGTAGGCAAATTTTGATTTACAATATATGACCATATTAACCTTCTGTCAATCAccatatacagacagacatatcAAATTTAATACTGTTATAAAACGAATAAGATACATCTTGATAAAGATTACAAAGTTAAAGTCTGTTACTTTTCTCTCGAAATATTATACACTTGATATCCATGCATCCCCTTAAGACACCAACAAAATCGTGTTCAGACATGTGTTAACATCGACCGAACTGCTACGATCCCCTGAGCGGTGATCTTGCCTTATCATATCTTAAACATGTACGCTCACAAAAGCTAATAAACAGGCTGGatgtaaataaaatctaatATAAGATGCCGGATTCAAAGCAAGAATATTCTCTTTTggatgtacactcacctaaaggattattaggaacacctgttcaatttctcataaatgcaatggtgtgggggatgttttcttggcacactttaggccccttagtgccaattgggcatcgtttaaatgccacagcctacctgagcattgtttctgaccatgtccatctctttatgaccaccatgtacacatcctctgatggctacttccagcaggataatgcactatgtcacaaagctcgaatcatttcaaattggtttcttgaacatgacaatgagtccactgtactaaaatggcccccacagtcaccagatctcaacccaatagagcatctttgggatgtggtggaatgggagcttcgtgccctggatatgcatcccacaaatctccatcaactgcaagatgctatcctatcaatattggccaacatttctaaagaatgctttcagcaccttgttgagtcaatgccacgtagaatcaaggcagttctgaaggcaaaagggggtcaaacacagtattagtatggtgttcctaataatcctttaggtgggTGTAAATCAGTTCAATTTGTGTTGATAGCTGCACATTTGACCAGAATCGAATTAGTGTTTCGTTGTCAGCCTTTGATGCTTTATATAATCAGCACTAGTTAGTCACTACTTAATCTTCTGAGGCTTCAAAACCACACTGGAATAAGACCGGACGCAGGAGAAAGCAGTAGGTGGAATTTTCCGCTGGTCAAGGAAGTTGTTCTCAAGTCGAAGGGCGACTAGATGGGAATCTTCTTCGTTCAATGGGTCGCAGATTGCATCTTCTGAAATATGCCTGTTGAatgataaacaaacacacttaaGCTCGAagtatagtttgttttttatttgtacacGAAACTACGTACACGGTCGAATGCACATCCTTGCAAAGTATACTTTATTCGACTCAAACATGTACACAGATGTTTGCACATGCGCATTGTGACATATTGCAATGCATATTCTGCGCTATGTTCTTCATTCTCCTGTAGGAGCATGCGCGACCTACGCGTACGATAAAAAAAATCTGGTCTTGCGCGTAAAGTACGCATGCACTCTTCTGATGGCGAACATTGCATCATGCGCACTTTACGCGGACACTTGCGTATTACAAGTTACATTAAGTTcccaaaagctgtttgtttatgttgttgaaactgtctataagcatatataaatataacaaaatttAATGAGATCTTGCGTAAAACAAGTAAACACAATCTACCCAGACTACCGAGACTCCCATTGTACCTTATTTTGTTGCTGTCGAGTCGTAAGAAGTGTAGCGTTGTCATCTCATTTATTCCGACAGGAATAGCCGTGAGCTGATTATGGTCTAGACAAAGCTCGGTCATAGTGTTAAAAGACCCAAAGAATGACTCAGGTTCAATGGCTTCACCATCCAGTTTGTTGTAGGAGAGGTAGAGGTACTCCAGGCCGGGCTCCATGTGTGCAAACACGTATCCTGGAATGCGTTCAATCTGATTTCCAACCAGCACCAGATGAACCAATGACTTGGGCAAGAAAGATGGAACCAGATAGAAGTTGTTGTGGGAGAGATCTATAGATTCCAGATTCCTGTTAGATATGCAGAAAACAGTACAGTAAGCATTCGTTTGTTTGGTCTAAATCTAAACTTTACTTGAGTTTTGATCTTGAGTTAAAATTGAATGGAGGAATTTATTTGGAAATATAATTTGGACATTTTGGATGTATTGCCAACGTTGGTTTACAGAGGAGTATAAAAATGGAGGAAAGATTTGTTATTGCGGTGGGTAACACTAGAGCTACACCAGCAATCGCTAGTGCAACTGAACCGGTGTCCTTTTTTGTGTTCTGGTccgctgtgattggctgttgtcaCTATGGCGATTGCATCAGGGCCACACCTCAGACACGCCCTCCATCACGCTgatgccccgtgtgaatgtagcGTTACCGACACGCACCTGTGATTGATCCAGGCTAATGGTGCGATCCTTGACTCGTCTAGTTTATTGTGTCGTAGCACAACAACGTTGATGTTCATGCTGTTGTTAAACACTGTTTCAGAGATTTCTTCAATGAGGTTGTTTTCCATGTACAGCTCCTAAATGTCAAAGAGGGCGTGAAGTGGAACAAATGAACAGAAATGTTTGTTGCCTAACAATAAAATTAGCACAGCTTCAAAGTCCCCTTTAATCGGaatagtgctgttggttagccATAATTACTAATAGTTAATTCATAGACCACAAACACACTTTAAATTCAACAAAATTGTTTGCACACATAAAGGTTACCCTACACTtgcttggttatttttaaatcaaactGGGTAAaaattggacagaacacatgctgggtttaAATGTTAGCAGATGCATTGATTTAGACACGCGTCTTAAGTATTCAGTGCTCCAATACACCATCTTTCTCTAATATGACCTATAACTCTGCAGACTGAGTGATTTGAGTTCGGGGATAGACAGTGGCGGAATGCCTGTCAATTTAGCATTCTCACAAGTGATAATGACATCAGAGATTGTACAACCCGAAGGTAGCAGGGTGGTAACCCTCACGGGTCTCTCCTCAGCCCGCTCAAATTCCTCAATATttggttgttgttatgcaaccatggttTATAaaaacccagcagttgggttaaggTTACCCAAATTTGGGTTAAAAATAtcccagacatttttagagtgtacttcttgatgtttttttttaattccaaGTGGTTCAAAGCTCACCTGTAGAGATGCAGGTAAGCCCTGAGGAATGGTACGGAAATGGTTACGGCTCAGTCGTAGGTAACTCAGCTCTTTAAGAGGCCTAAAGGCAAGCGGATTCACATTTCCTTCGCTGAGCAAGTTTCCTTCCATTTCCAACGTAACCAGACTACTAAGACCTGCCAGGAATTTTGGAAGCAAGttgtgtaaacatttttttcacaGTGCAGCGTTTGCTTAGGAACATTTTGCACTACTGTTAGTTGATTGAATGTCAGCATTGTTGCAGATGCTTGAATCACACTAACAGTACTTTTAACCCTTTAAAGCCGCTTTACCTTCAAAGCTGTTTTCTTCGATTTCCTTTAGATTGTTCTCGTTTATCTTCAGCTCCTGGAGTGTTGGCGGTAGCTCGTTGGGAATCTGTTCCAGTAGGTTTCCATCCATGTACAAGCGAGTCAGGAATTTAAgaccctttaaaaaaatcgaATGAAATCACACATCATTAATGTTTAAAAGCGGAAAAACGTTTACTATAtactttttaaatgatttttaagaatatttcCACTTTAGTTTTCTGGCAATGATAATAGTTTTGGTCAAAAATGGTCTCTAGctttcactggggcagtacaTCAGTAAACCATTGCACCTAAAGAAGAGTTCATgttagtacctcagatgtacatattggtactaaaaacggcatattagtatcttaaaGGTACACATTAGAAcctttttgaccattttttctgacaaaaatatatCCTCATGGTTTGTTTATAATCCATATGATATTTGCACTTACTTGCGATCTTTGTTAAATGCATGTGATGCAGATGTATTTGTCGTTTTACAAACAAAAAcctttttaaactttattaaaacatttgttttagaaAGTAGAAGGTATAATTAAATGGAAACCCTTctgttatttatcttgactgTCATGGAATTTAGTTTTGTTTGCATAAAAAGCAAGTATCAGGTATTCTTGTTTGCGTTACAGTAGGATTTCTGTAAGAATCGTATGGTGTTATGAACAGGGCAAAGCTTTAAAGAAAAGGTCAAAGTAATTTAGCATTTACAGGCCTgcagatgtttttgcatgcgTTTTAACCAGCATGGAAGAAGtagttgcttgtttaaataaaCAGAAGTGGAAATGGAAGACGTGAAGTAATGTTCATAACTTCTGTGGAGTCGTAGGCGCGCATGGAAAGGGACATTATCTCATTTGATAAAATTGTGTCCGATCCTAATAAGAGATCTGGCCACATGCGGTAATTCAAAATCTAGCAGTTTTTAATTCAGTGTGAttgtttgtgtcatttatacCATTGTGTTGTCTTTTACGtaaattttatttagtgtttttatatatagGGTATATTTATACCAACTCCGGGGTGACTAAATGATATGAAACTTCAAATTTACACACTAGATTGCTGACTttctttatgcaaaaaaatgatgTTTATATGCATAGTGACGTAGTCTTTATAAAGTTTCAACTTACTTTAAATGTTTGTGGGTCGATTCCAGATGATGAGATCTTGTTTTTCCCCAAGTCGATCCACTCTAGGTTGGGAATGCCATTGAACGCTCCAGCAGGAATGGTTTTGATTTCATTGCCTGTAATTTCACGATGCATGACAAGATAGTAAAATCAATATAACTCAGATCTGTAATTAAAAAACCCTGACATTTTAAATGTTAGCAGATGCATTCATTTAAACAGTATTTCGTGCACAGGTCTTAAGTAATCAGTGCTCCAGTACACCATTTGTCTCTTACATGACCTGTAACTCGGGTATGTGGTCTTTCTCACCCTGCAGATTGAGTGATTTGAGTTCGGGGATAGACAGTGGCGGTATGCCTGTCAATTTAGCATTCTCGCAAGTGATGATGACATCAGAGATCGTACAACCCGGAGGTAGCAAGGTGGTAACCCTCACGGGTACCTCCTCGGCCCGTTCAAATTCCTCATCTGCTTCAGGTTCCTCCTCCCCTGGTTCAGTTGGTTCCTGGAGGGGTGGGAAAGGAAGTGGGCCTGATGCTGCTGTGGGCTGCGCTGATGGCATTTGGAAGACATCCCCCCTTAACCAGACGACTTCCTCTTCCTCAGCAGCTTCATCTCCTCTAAGCCCTTCTTGGGTACGTTCGGCTGCTTCCTCCAGTGCGCGCATCATCTCCCTCTGCTCCATCTCCATCTTACGAGCTCTCTCCTCTTCACTCCTCCGCTGTTCCTCCATCCTTCTCTTCCGCTCCTCAGCTGCTGCTTTTTCCTCCGCTTCTTCTCGCAGTCTTCGTTGCGCCTCTTCTTTATCTCTGGCAGCCTTCTCCTCCTTTAACTTCTTACGTCTCTCGGCTTCCTCTTTTTTCTCCTTCTTCCTTCGCTTGCGCTCAGCATCTTTTTTGCGAATACGCTCCTTCTCCTGGCTTTCTTTCCTGTTTGGCTTGGTTCGTAAAATTCTGTTATCAGGAATGGGAGAGTCACCGGAAAACTCGGGAACGTCTACAACTGAGACAGTGGCAAACATAAGACAAAAAGAAGGTCATAAATTAAAGGTCACATTTAAAGGactagttcaccccaaaattaaaattttctcaccagttactcaccatcatgtcatTTACTGTTAATAGTCACCAAAAGCAGGTGAGTAACACTTTAAAACTCTTTTTTATGGGTGAACTGTtctttaaagctcacataacacatcCTGCTTCTGCTTATCTCATATTAATTTTGAGTACTtattagggttgtgccgatagacgaccGTCAAGCATTTGGCGGATAGCGGGATTTCATTACGATAGTTGACAATacttattattatcatcatagtttcacattaacatgcacattgcatgcttttccttgCATGAGAGgatttgtgggcttcactttgcaCAAGAGAGCTTGTAACGTGTGCCGATTCCTTCTCGCACGCACCGGGACTTTAATGCACGTCTTGGACTCTTGCTCGGACCTGAACACGAACGACATGGACTCCTCCtagcacctgaacttgtaatgtGCATGACGCTGACTCTTTCTTGGCTTGCACATGAGCTTGTTACGTTAATATGCGcggctctgacatttccttgcactaaGCGGTTGTTAGGTGCACAGGGGTTTAAAACTGGCGAGTGTGTTGTTCCCGCTCCCTGGCATGCAGGAATTGGCATCAGTTTTAAGTGTGcggtcatgacagtgttgcccCTTAGAGTAAATCagcttcttttttgtccaccaatcataaatgagtaaaaaagaaatgagtaaactattgccccgccccccccaatactatcatgtatcagtgatctcacaggctgaagatgggacgatctcaaaatgggcCATATTGCCCAACActagtacctatagagtagaattacatcctttatatatCCAAAGAGTCTATCTCTgaataacttatgattcactacattcatgtcgtttacattatatgcacttacgcaccaattgccaacaaaacacagacttttgatgcagttttacatACCGCCTGCAACTCATGACCTGGTTGGGACCACCCTATTTCAACGAAATCCaacgttaaacaaacacaactCCGCAGCTACCCCAGATagacaaactatatccattgttttcataaatcTGGGTTCTTTGGGAAGCTGCACAAGGTTAAATTTCCCttacaaacaacaacacacttctCTGGTGATGTTGATTTCGTGTCAGCGCTTGGTTGGTTGGTGTGTGCGTGCCCATaaaaggacttccactgtacttcctgcactgaaattgcccataaaagTAATAGAGCAAGATTGTTACAGAAATACTCTGTCCAACTACGTTTTTTGACAATGTGCCTATGTTTAGTatgaggaatccaactcttaaacagtgtttataagtcagaatgcatgaaatcgCTATAAACCc
Protein-coding sequences here:
- the ecm2 gene encoding extracellular matrix protein 2 translates to MTSQIRVLLLHTVPFLVIRTHKITQFFLLREAVSLQDPHLSVTFRHLTGEVCLSEPRLNARAASCLFLTFISLLAERRRTHFLRRWQIPQCLRKYLASQNRLKPVVSAMRLILILAFSLFVCLTFSLATDQGRPHAQGRKRGVGPKRARKQTSSQHAGTPERNVQVGSINIKSYKNTKEPQLTYDVMPGKSEHCVFRGITMFDKTVWSPKPCVTCLCSSGEVVCDQIKCPALQCQLKFQPMGECCPICIQPVVDVPEFSGDSPIPDNRILRTKPNRKESQEKERIRKKDAERKRRKKEKKEEAERRKKLKEEKAARDKEEAQRRLREEAEEKAAAEERKRRMEEQRRSEEERARKMEMEQREMMRALEEAAERTQEGLRGDEAAEEEEVVWLRGDVFQMPSAQPTAASGPLPFPPLQEPTEPGEEEPEADEEFERAEEVPVRVTTLLPPGCTISDVIITCENAKLTGIPPLSIPELKSLNLQGNEIKTIPAGAFNGIPNLEWIDLGKNKISSSGIDPQTFKGLKFLTRLYMDGNLLEQIPNELPPTLQELKINENNLKEIEENSFEGLSSLVTLEMEGNLLSEGNVNPLAFRPLKELSYLRLSRNHFRTIPQGLPASLQELYMENNLIEEISETVFNNSMNINVVVLRHNKLDESRIAPLAWINHRNLESIDLSHNNFYLVPSFLPKSLVHLVLVGNQIERIPGYVFAHMEPGLEYLYLSYNKLDGEAIEPESFFGSFNTMTELCLDHNQLTAIPVGINEMTTLHFLRLDSNKIRHISEDAICDPLNEEDSHLVALRLENNFLDQRKIPPTAFSCVRSYSSVVLKPQKIK